TCgcaaagataaaaaacaatCCTGTTAAGATGGCCATGATAAAGAAATCGGTAAGtctttttattcctttttttttttttatttaaaacagatGCCATTGCCAGAATCAACAACTTAGGTGTGGATTATTGTTCCCTTTCATGCCAGTTATGCTTATGCTTAAGATatgctatttttgttttaacaaaAATGTTTCGGGGGAACTGAGGAGAGGTGAGGGAAATAAAACCCCTTCAATATGAAAGGGGAGACATAAGTTGCTGGGAGGGATTTTGGCCTCCTAATTTCCCTTACTATGCAGTCTGAACTTCTAACCAAACACAAGAAGAaagaatgttttaattttaaaaatttcactcACATCTAGCTAAAACACTGTtaaatgtgtgttaattttaaaagatcCTCTCCACCTAGTCTGGATCACATAGTGATGGACTTTCACTAGCAATAGGAAGAAGAATCACTTGTTccattttcaataatttttggttttaggGGGAAAATTACAATCATCCATGTTCCTTTTGCAACCCTCTTCTGCCCCTGACCCAattttttggattatatttaagtatatatGGATTGATTGGACTGTGAATAATGGATTACTTTCACCCTTGTGTGCAAACCTGTGCCCATAGCAGCGTTATAAGTGCCCATACAATTTGAGGCTGCTGCTCTCTTTAGTAGTGACTTTTGCTTCTGTCTGATATTGTGTATACTATGAAATTTAAGAATTGTATTGCTCTTTGCTAACTCATCTTggccttttatttttttttcttcttctgtgaTTAGTTGATTACGTTTAGATTTTTAAGAATCTTTAAATTGCATTGACATGGTAGGATGATAAAAACAATTGTTATGGTTTACCTTCAGTAAGaccttttgtttaattttgtttctgatTTAGGTCTGTCTTAATAATGCCTGGTATTGTTGTTAGATTGAAGGAACTGATGACAAGGAGAAAGcacataaaaaggaaaagaggaagaagcaTCGTTCTAGTAAATCAAAGCATAAAAAACAGTCCGATTCAGAAGATGACCCTACagaaaggaggaaaagaagGACTGATAATGAAGATATTGACAAGAAGCATAATAAGGTTCAATCTGATTCAGGGTATGAATCTGgtgaaagagaaaatagaaggAAGGATCGCTATGAAGACAAAAAATACAGGGAAAGATCACCCAACCACCAACAGAGACAAAGAAAGGGCAAAGACTACGAAGAAGGTGCCGATGACAGAAATTATGGCAGGTCCAAGTCAGAAAGGAGTGTCCATGACGCTCAATCAAATCCAGGGTATGAAAGTgatggagaaaagagaaggagGAATCACTATGAAGATAGAAAATACAGAGAAAGATCACCCGGTCACCAACAGAGACAAAGAAATGGCAAAGATTACAAAGAAGACGCTGGTGACAGGAATTATAATAGGTCTAAGTCAGAAAGATATGCTTCAGAAGATAAGTCCAACATAGATGCTCCTAAAAGCGGAGGTGAGCGATTTTCTTCACATGAACGTGGATACAAACGCAGAAACGTGGCTCCTAAGCTTTCAGAGGAAGAGCGAGCTGAGAAACTGAGGCAGATGCAATTGGCTGCCGAAGTGCATGAAGAGCAGAGATGGAAACGTATAAAGAAGGCCGAGGAGTCTGATGCACGTGAAGTAGTCCAGAATAATAACGCTGGCGGCAAGAATTTCTTGGACAGTACTCAGAAAAGTGTGTATGGTGCAGGGGAAGGAGGAAGTGCATCAATAGCTGAGAGTGTTCGTCGTCGGACATACTATTCTCAAGGCAGGTCTGGTGGTGAAGCCAATGCATTTCGGCGATGAATTCTTGCTGTTTTCTTTCTTCGATTCCTTTGGTGTATAATATGTGAAAAcctgtttaatttcattttgataatATATGAAGAATTCATGGTTCACTCTTTCATGATTCCAAATTTCTTATGTTCCCCTGTGATTTAAGATTTTCATTTCTCGATGGGAAATATTTTAAGGTATGACAtactgtaattttattattatttcgagacatttatataaacaatttatatcaactattaagttcaaaataagtttttaatttatactttaagAACTAAATTTAAAAGACCAACTTTCAACATGCTTTCATTCTggataactttttatttaatttttggttttgtactacttttgatttaatatttgatagaattatttaatgtgatttctcattttgtttttaacatAGTCTTCATATTGGATAAAAGGAGTTagtaatatagtttttttttttaaaaaaatttggtgttaaaaatacttaaatgaCTATTTGTATGATAATGTAAATGATATATGATATTGCATAATTGTTTGTACTGTTTGAAATtgtaaatgaatttaataaaattgttaataaatctatatatttttaatgttaaagaaataaaataaaccaatttttttttttaaaaaaaatataattttaatttatatttaaaattaaatgactaaaaatatatttaagtttataaatataattccTTATAATAGCTACCcaatacatatttaaattatctattactttatgatttttaaagtaaataaattattttaaaaagtttaatttgattcaacTAACTTTCATGCATTCAATTTTTATCCCAAAAAAACACTTCAGTAGTCTACATCAAATACCTGGATCAATCAACAGTCTCAAAACTGTTTCAATTTAACTAATGGTCCTATttgaatcaaacaaaatttcttCCAATGGAATATATACAAAGGCAGTGTACACTAATGGCCCCAATGCACATAATCAAGGCAAAAAATACCTTGATTTCTGGTTTACAATGAAAGACAGTACTTTTGTTCTTATGTAGCAAGCAGCTAGTAGCTACTGATGTGATATGGCTAAGCACTCTTCACTATGCAACGTTTCCTCCTTGATTAATAATGTGGTACAGATTACAGTTTCATGTCTCTTTCATCTGTTTTTTACAAGTAATAAGGCTTTAAATGAAGGCCAAATCATCATGTCATGTCAACTCCTACACTCATTGGAACTCTCATCAACAGCTAATTATGATTACCCTTATCATTAATGAATTTCTGCCGACAAACACCTTGGTAACTAATATCTCATCATCATGTTATGGGGCATTATTCTCTACtgaatattgttatatttaaaacgtcaaaatattaaaatattttgaagacacAACAGATAATTAGCacataaaaatctaaaaaagaaTCCAAATTCGACATCATTTTCAAAGTAACATTTCATGCagttaaaagttaataaatatagCAGAGGCAGAACATGTTGGTCATAGTTTATGACCTCTTCATATGTTCCCTTATCCATTCATTCATTGAGCTAGAAAAGTTAGAGCTTCACTATCANAAATTTATCTTCAGCAAGCATGGttattcttcttcctctcaTGTTCACTTTTGCTTGGTTGAAGTTATGTGATTAATGATATTAACACTGTTATTACTGAAATATGGTATGTAGGTGTAATGTAGGTGCTCAGTATTTAAGATACTGTTGTAACAACTTCAGTCTATCatgaagaataatattaatacNATAGGGTCATAGTGGACCATGTCTCTAGTTACTCCATTGTAATTCACGAGCTGTGTAAGCTCATTGGGTTGGAGGACATTTAAAGCCTTCACTATGCAGATACTGAAGGAAACTCCTTTGAACTTCTGCCAGCCTGCTATTTATTTTTGAGTGATTCCAAATCCTCGTATAACATCTTTCTATTACTTCTCCCACTTTCTTTCTATGGTAAATATCAAACACTTTTCATTTTCCTCAgacattaaatgttttactttttttttttcatttaatatttttattataaaagaaagatcTGTAGGAAATAGAGCATCACCCCTTGATCGTTTTTCTTGTAGGAAAAGTGTCGGTTTGGCTACAAGTTAGAGCAGAGTTAAAGCCATTCCAAAACCAATGTTGCAGAAGCTGCCAAGTGAGGTGTTCAAGATGACCATCTTTTGGTTTCTGGTTTTCTCTGCACATCTTGCTACAACATCCTCTGTTGTGGAAGTTCAAGGCATGCATTTCAGTGGCTTGTTAACCAGTTCTTGAGTTAGATTGTATTACTGCTGTCAAGTTTCCTTTTCTGTATAgatgattttgttttagtttacaAGAATATTACCTCTGGTATCTATAAAAGGAAAGCAATCTTGAGTTTCNTtttcaataatataatgaaattatgagTTTGTGCATATTAACCTTACAAATAGTTCATTTTTCAGATAAGGATCCAAGGCAGAAGAAAGAGGGCATGCAGCTTAAATTGTACCATGTGAAAGGTCTTGAATCCTCTCAAACTTCCacatcattttcattctctGACATGATCAAAAAGGACGAGGAGAGGGTCANATCTCTTCATTCCATACTAGCAAACAAGGAGGGTGTCAGCAATTCTGCCACCACTGCCTCTTCTGATAAACTAAAGGGACCTAACCTTCTGACCACACCACTGAAATCAGGTTTATCAATTGGTTCAGGCAATTACTATGTGAAAATAGGACTTGGGACCCCTGCTAAGTATTTTAGCATGATTGTTGACACTGGTAGCTCACTCTCCTGGCTCCANTGCCAGCCTTGTCTTATATACTGTCATGAGCAAGTTGACCCTATTTTCACCCCTTCCACCTCCAAGACCTACAAAAGATTTCCATGCTCATCCCCTCAGTGTTCCTCTCTCAAGGCCTCCACACTGAATGCTCCAAGTTGCTCAAATGCAACTGGGGCTTGTGTGTACAAAGCTAGCTACGGTGACAATTCTTTCTCAAATGGCTATTTGAGTCAAGATTTTCTAACCTTATCCCCATCAGAGGGACCATCAGCTTTTGTATATGGCTGTGGTCAGGACAATCAAGGGTTGTTTGGAAGGGCTGCTGGTATTATAGGTCTAGCCAATGACAAGCTCTCCATGCTTGCACAATTGTCCAAAAAATATGGCAATGCTTTCTCCTATTGCCTTCCCACAtctttttctcaacctaactcttCCCTATCAGGTTTCTTGTCCATTGGAACCTCATCATTGACATCATTACCATACAAGTTCACTCCCCTGTTGAACAATCCAAAGATTCCAAGCTTATACTTTCTTGGTTTGACAACTATTACTGTGGCTGGAAAGCCAATACAAGTTTNTGCCTCAAGCTACAATGTGCCTANTATTATAGACTCTGGCACAGTAATTACAAGGCTACCTGAAGCTATTTACAATGCATTGCAACAATCTTTTGTGAAGATCATGTCCAAAAAGTATGCACAAGCTCCAGGGTTTTCCATATTGGATACTTGCTTCAGGGGGAGTGTTAAAGGAATGTCAACAGTGCCTgagattgaattgatttttcgTGGGGGTGCTGGTTTAGCACTTGAAGCTCATAACTCCCTTATAGAAATTGAAAAGGGTCTTACTTGTTTGGCCCTTGCTCCTACCTCAAACCCCATTTCCATTATTGGAAATTACCAACAACAGACATTTAAGGTAGCTTATGATGTTGCCAATTCCAAGATTGGATTTGCAGCTGGTGGCTGCAAGTGATCACAAAGCTAGCTAGCAAAGGGTGCAATCTGTCAGTGCTGTCTGCAAATATTTGCTTCAATAAAGGTTAATGAACTCTAATGAGGCATGTGCTGTGTATCttagtgacaaaaaaaaataagaaaagaaaattaaatgctcacatgaaaatgaaaattgcaGTTGTGTTAGATTGATTGGAAATAGtactttgaatatatatattttgcagcTTCTTTCTACTTTCTCTAATGGAAATAATGGAGTTTTAGAGGTTTTGAAGTTTGTATTGGTAAGAAGTCAGTCTCATATGTGcattaaaaagttgaaaatggGTACATTATAGAGCAATTGTTGTTACTTGCTTTGCACATTTAAGAGGACCAAACATGtgaagaaataaaggaatatCACCTAATTTGTTTTAGTAGCATTTAACTGTTTAGTCATAGATTCTACTCAAAAACTCTTGTGTTCTAATGCAAGTGCATAATTTCTGTCCAAAAGCTAAAATAGGAGATATTGGTTACAAAGAAACTTAACTTTTGGATGTGAATAGAAGATACTAATTCAagttttttaatgtaataagcTTCCTTCCATGAGAGTAAAATTATCCATGTTACCAAAATCTAATCAACAAATTGTATAGTTTAGATTTAACAAAAGAGCTtgctaataattaaaaatttatgtttagaTGTAAAATGATTATTATTCTCGTTTATACAGTGCAAATTAATATATACCAACTAATATATTTGTGGATAGTTCGATAAAGATAATAAGATAAATGTAACAAATcttactaaaataataagtttaaatttaatttatcattacaAAACTAACTCAACATAACAATAAttcttatatgttataaattgatctcacttttctttaatttgagatctttaatcattaaaataaaatttagatgcAATTCTTTACattttgtaatgaaaatttgaaatgtgTACTAATAACTTATATGGATTATAAACGTGTAtgtaaaaatcaacaaaactttaatttaattcagataataaaaatataaaatacatgttAATACTGTTGAAAGTCCTAGATTAGattttagtttattgtatttaaaaagCTTAATTCTATAtgaatgtaattttatatttatactatttttttttgggCACAACAGTATTTTTCAGGCTCTTTTTGTAAAATAACTAAATCGTAcatattataattgttatttgatcgacaaatttacaaataattgaagtaaacataaataacaattttttatgaccttaaatattattaaaccttattataaCGGGACGttcttaagatatttttttattaaaatatttcaatataaaaattaaaccatttttgttttgttatatttaatttaatttttttattctttgtaaaacttttaacccattattaatttttatatttttatacataaattactATATTATATCTTATAGAATTATTCAGTTTTCctatataatatgaataatttataatcaattctctaaaataatgttattagtTTGATAAGTTTACACATTTGGTAAGCTACACACCTCAATGCATCTTACAATGGGAAGACTAATATTCAATAAGTCAAACTCACTTATTTACACAAAAATGctttaattatttacaaaaactgtgaagtcttttcttttatataagttattatACCGAGAACTTTTctaatagtttaaaattttgattttttaaataaataagttttaataaaaagtcttctgttatcttttatacatatgtaaaaaaaaaaaaagtcaaaggTTCTATAAAATAGAATGAGATTATGTGATACAATACTTCCAACCTCCCTCAATGTATTCAACCTGAAAACTgagactttttatttttttagtaaaaaagttatatacttTTTCAGTTTTGATGTGATTAAATTTGCTTTCATGGGACATAGTAACTGTAGCATGAGACAGTGACTGGTTAATTTAATTAGGAATTAGCTAATGATGTATGAACATGAATTAGTTTAGTTTGGGTTTGAGGGTCTACAAGGGACCCATTCTCTGCTGtctaaattcatttttctccatTGATGGTAACATGCATTTGATATGGTAGCAGCAGAACACGTTGCGTTGGCCACACTGCATGGCACTGCACAAAGACTATGGTACCATTATTTAATACAAGTTTTAGGTGCAAAATTCAaacttaaaatttcaaattactggtggggtccacccataTTTGATTGTCAAATGATATGTCTCTTGCAGCCTCTCATGCTGACCATATCTGCAAAAGTCCCAACCTTGAATGAAATCAATCCAAAGGGTATGCAGAATGCAGAATGCAGAATCAGAAGAAGAATTGCAGATGAACAACTGCTGCATCCAAATCCACTAATGCAAGTAAGTTGTTACATACGacattatttgtttttgttaatgaTCATTGTCAGTGATGTTGGCAGAAAAGCTGTGCATATTGTTAAACTATGTTTGGTATTTGTATATGGAGAGAATCATCTTTTGCGCAAAATCCGGATAGAAAATGCTGCTGACATTGAGCATTGTGCAGTGAACATAAATTTATGCATACATGGGAAAGACATTGCAGATGGTATTATCATAGCACTTTCTAGACCTTAAATAAAGAATGATTATGTTTGATTCTCCACCTTGGTCTTATTACCACCAATTCACAAACAGTTTCCAGATCTCAAGATAACAAAATTGAAGGCTGGCTCCACTTGTTCACTCTTAGCATAACCTGCCACAACTAAAAAGACATGGTTCCAACAAAATGGAACACTATGATCAGAGGcctgtatttaaattttagactTTAGGGTCTGTTCATTGTAAACCTAGTCATATGAGATAATAAAATATCTGGTAATAAAGATGTGCCCTAGTGTATTGCTGGATTTTGCTTTTCATAGCTGAAAAGTTATAAGTCTTGATGTCTAAAAGTGCTGCCATGCTGGAtttcaatttcatcatataAAGTTTCTTGTTTCAGGTTCTCATCATTGCTTGTATTATCAGAGGGGCTATAGGGATTCAACACTTGTGTGATATTTTGCAGGTGCAAACTTGAGGTTTGGCACCAACTACTGGTAAGAATTTCCCATGTAATTCTCTAAATTCTGGAGTTTGCTTATTTTATCTCCTTACATACTACTCTAAATAGATGCCATTAAGGCAACTCATATTTCATGTTCTCTAGgaatttgattccattttttgAATCTCCACTTTCTATGTAGTGATTTATGCTACTCTTTGTTGCTTCTGTCAGGTAGCCTTATCTTTAAACCATGGGgtgtttttcttcaaaagtGATAGCAAGATCAATTAGTTTCcatgaagagagaaagaagagatcACAGGGAGCAAGTAATGGTATTCCACTGTTGGAAGATCTAATAATCTCCTCTGGTGGCAGTGATCAGTACCTAGCTCTAGTCTGTGCAGCTAACACAGTATCCAACAAACTGCAATCTGGGAATCTTAGTTCTAACACATCCTCAAAACCTGCCATTGAGCCTGCCATTTCTGAAACTATCAAGAATTTGAAGCCTGTATCAGAAAGACTAGTTGAAGGAGAAGGGAAGAaaattgagagagagaaaaagaacagGTCCAAAAGTTGGCACCAGTTTCCAGAGCATATTGTGCAGTCTCTTGCTCAGGAGAATTCATCTGCTTTTGATCATAAACATGACTCGAGTTCTAAGGGTGCTGCACGTAGTAAGAGTTTTCACACAGTGGAGGAATACGATGATATAGTTGATAAAATATGGTCAAGCAAGTGTCATACAGATCAACAAAGCGAGttaaatgatgaagaagattcTGGTTCAGGAACAAATACAACTCACCACATTGAGGAAAAGGATTATGCAATCAAGAGGATGCAAGAACAAAGCTTAATACAAAAGCATtcattgaaagaaagaaaagtagtGAAGGAGAGCAAGAACTTGAGTGCAGCAGCCTCAGAAAGCAGCACAGAAGCTCCAACTCCAAGTCCTAATGATAAAAGTAGCATGATTGAGAAGGGAAATAAGAGAAAAGCTGTGGCAAAGAGGCTAGAATCACTTAGAATCCCTTCCAGTGTTGAATATCCAGCCATTGCTAGTCTTAGAGAATGGCTTCCCAAAGGTGGAATATACTCTCCTGGATCCTATGTCACCCCAAAATTTGGTAGCTATTCTATAATGGACATTAGTAATGGAAATGAGTCCAGTGAGGATTCTATATTCAGTCCAGAGTTGGTGTCTGCTTTTGAACACTGTATGAAGAAACTTGAAGCAGAGGAAGAGAACATTCTGAAACAAATTGTAGAGCATGTGGATGAAGAAAGTGAAGCAAGCAGCACCAAGAAAGAACACTATGCATAAAACTCACACTCATACTTCAGGTGAATTTTGCTTTTAACGGATAAATAGCAGATTATGTTGCCATTTCTAGTCTTCAATATTGTTCACATCTTCAATATCTGTGCATGTGAATTTCCAGTTCACATATTTTCATTCAAGAGTATTTTGGAAAGAGATGCAATTTTTATATGACAGTAAATGTAAATTTACGTTCATTTTATAATGCCTTCACCACCTTTCTGTATCATATCacagttataaaaatattggacaaaaaatttcattacaaaCTAATTtacagtgttttttttttttaatttaaaatgtccaaggacttataaataatataatctttAGTCAATCTCATtccatttctgtttctattttgtgatattcaaatttcttttacttaCAACTAAAAAATACAGATGGTGACGCCATCAGCATTGCTACACCTCacagtatataaaaaaaatatttacaggGACAAGAGATGAAGCTACCAACATAGTTGGTAAAGGGAAAAAGTGCTTTTAAcgatacatttttaataatttttttgtaatatatacgTTGCAGTTTTTTAGTAGTatgttttaaacataaattcaaatagaccaataaaaagTGTTctgttctaaaaaaattataaaaagtgtgatcaaaatatgatatttttttaaaggacAAAAAGTTTCAACACCTTGTccaaataaacatttaaaaaacattagtaaaattattttattttacataaaatttgtttcaatttactagaaatagataaaaaccttaaaatcatatttctagtactttaatttttataaacatgaAATTCTTTTAGATGATTTGCaaattatatacacacattaatcaaatgattttttttcttggattaCAAATCACAATATTTAACTTATTGTATAATGTTGTTTTAATACTAtgtttaaagttgaaaaaataataattttattaaatcaaccgtcataataagtaatttatgagactatgttaataaaaaaatctctaaaagtaacattaaatccaaatataaaaatacaacaaaataataaaaacacaaagcaTGCGCCTAAAAAAgtaactaaatatttttctcactgatttttctaaaaactccatgcttttatcatttttatgatAATCATAAGAACaccattaataataacaataaaactctttttaaagagagaaaagagcgAAAAAGCTTTATAGATGAAGACCACTTGGTTTCATCTCTTTGTTGCATTCTTCAATCTAGTATGAGAATACATGCAAGCTAAATTCACTCATTCTcaccaacatccagccatggaAAATGAGTGAATCTGTACTTGCACAAGTTACCAAAAGGTGAAATGCTGTAAAATATTATGTGTATAGATCCTCTGTACAAACTTCCTCCAATTTATTACCATCCCAAGATTGAAAAACAGACATTCCAAGACAATGTTATTTAGCATGAAGGTGTACATCAAACAACTGTAACATCCTCAACCCATGCTCTTCTACAATGTATGATGAGGCAATCCACCAGTTTTTCTTCTTTGGCTAAGATGGTACCACCAAACTCAAATTCCTAAACACTACACAACACAACACAGACTGTAGGTACTTACAAGGTGTAAGGTTACAAATTTACAAGCAGTCCAGATACATGTAATTTCTGCGTCGATTCAGCTGTAGAAGGCTTCCATAGGTGCGGTCCCAAACGCCAATGAAAAGTGATTCTGTGTCAGGGCTAAAGGACACACCAGAGATCTCCCCAAAAAAATCAATCTCCTGCTCCTTTTCAAACCCATGCTTTGCGTCGTAAACATGCACGAAGTCGGCTGGCTCCGCCATCGCCATGAACTGCCCATCAGATGTGAAACGTATGGAACGAATAGCTCCAAGGTTACCTTTAAGAACAGCAACAGATTTTGACAAGTTCCGAACATCCCAAACACGACATGTTTTGTCTTGGTTCCCGGTAGCAAATATTTGCCCATTAGGATGCCATGCAGATGCAAACGAGAAATCCAAGTGTCCATGCAAAGGTGTGATAGTCTGCGAGCACAACCGAGATTAAAATTAGATATTCACAACTTTTCACATTTGCATATATTCAagagagtcctttgggaaatatAGAACAGGAACCTATAACATAGACAAACAGAAACATGCCAACCTTTCCTGTTTGAGAATCCACCAGTAGTGCTTCTGGGTTGTCTCCAACGATCACAAGTAGTTTCCCATCAGGGCTTAATGAAGTATGCTGCAGACAGAGAGAAAACAAATTCATATTACCATTTATGCCATTTACCAATAGACACTAAATCATATTTTTCCAACACTATCAGCAGGCATCCACAATGCACATCAAACgagaaaattaagaacataTAAATAGAAATTGACAGGGGACTAATTATACTGAAAGTAAGATAAAGTTCAACCAGAAACTCTcatttacaaaagaagaaattgaaccGGTAACAGACAGAGGGCAGAGTGGATATTGAGCTGAATTCTCACTCTTGCAATTGCACCCCTACTTATCTCATCATTGCGTAATTTTCCTCTCCAGTCACTTGCTGCCACATTCACATTTGTTACTTTCCTTCCACCACTTCATCCTCAATTCAAAACAGCATCATTTCCTCTCTTCTCATCCACATATATGTCTCCTTCACTCCACCTTCAGTGGTCCATTTCCTTTTGTCTTCTTTCTTAGATACATGTGCAGAATGCCCACAAACACAATTACTCTCAATTCTCTCTCCCTTTTAAACTTTAACCATAAGAACCTAAAGATTATGATACTATTTTGTATTTGTGAAGAGTTTCTAATCAGGTCTTAAAATTGAAACCAAATGagagtttcttctttctttggtGCAAAAATACTTTTTAGGCTGCTAATCCAGAAAtgatttctcaaattttaacaCCAAGTTTAAGACACACAGAACCCAATTCAGCCCCAATTGACCAGAAGAGGGTATTCAACATTAAAGTTCACatagaataaatttattttgcaaGCAAGCCGTCCAAATTCAGGCCAAAAGATGGTCAAATGGTACCAAAATGTTTTTCCCCAAGGACACTTGGCCAGGCAGTCAGTACGTacaataactaaaatatattatcaaagttattaga
Above is a genomic segment from Vigna radiata var. radiata cultivar VC1973A chromosome 10, Vradiata_ver6, whole genome shotgun sequence containing:
- the LOC106774547 gene encoding pre-mRNA-splicing factor CWC25 homolog; translated protein: MALKFLNKKGWHTGSLRNIENVWKAEQKHEAEQKKLEELRKQIQEERERTEFRLLQEKAGLVPHQERLEFLYDSGLSVGKSSNSEGFKALEQLPKSDGTDAPSSSASKEGASVPGALFEEKPQSANDAWRKLHSDPLLMIRQREQEALAKIKNNPVKMAMIKKSIEGTDDKEKAHKKEKRKKHRSSKSKHKKQSDSEDDPTERRKRRTDNEDIDKKHNKVQSDSGYESGERENRRKDRYEDKKYRERSPNHQQRQRKGKDYEEGADDRNYGRSKSERSVHDAQSNPGYESDGEKRRRNHYEDRKYRERSPGHQQRQRNGKDYKEDAGDRNYNRSKSERYASEDKSNIDAPKSGGERFSSHERGYKRRNVAPKLSEEERAEKLRQMQLAAEVHEEQRWKRIKKAEESDAREVVQNNNAGGKNFLDSTQKSVYGAGEGGSASIAESVRRRTYYSQGRSGGEANAFRR
- the LOC106774539 gene encoding aspartyl protease family protein At5g10770, which gives rise to MLQKLPSEVFKMTIFWFLVFSAHLATTSSVVEVQDKDPRQKKEGMQLKLYHVKGLESSQTSTSFSFSDMIKKDEERVXSLHSILANKEGVSNSATTASSDKLKGPNLLTTPLKSGLSIGSGNYYVKIGLGTPAKYFSMIVDTGSSLSWLXCQPCLIYCHEQVDPIFTPSTSKTYKRFPCSSPQCSSLKASTLNAPSCSNATGACVYKASYGDNSFSNGYLSQDFLTLSPSEGPSAFVYGCGQDNQGLFGRAAGIIGLANDKLSMLAQLSKKYGNAFSYCLPTSFSQPNSSLSGFLSIGTSSLTSLPYKFTPLLNNPKIPSLYFLGLTTITVAGKPIQVXASSYNVPXIIDSGTVITRLPEAIYNALQQSFVKIMSKKYAQAPGFSILDTCFRGSVKGMSTVPEIELIFRGGAGLALEAHNSLIEIEKGLTCLALAPTSNPISIIGNYQQQTFKVAYDVANSKIGFAAGGCK
- the LOC106775559 gene encoding uncharacterized protein LOC106775559, which translates into the protein MGCFSSKVIARSISFHEERKKRSQGASNGIPLLEDLIISSGGSDQYLALVCAANTVSNKLQSGNLSSNTSSKPAIEPAISETIKNLKPVSERLVEGEGKKIEREKKNRSKSWHQFPEHIVQSLAQENSSAFDHKHDSSSKGAARSKSFHTVEEYDDIVDKIWSSKCHTDQQSELNDEEDSGSGTNTTHHIEEKDYAIKRMQEQSLIQKHSLKERKVVKESKNLSAAASESSTEAPTPSPNDKSSMIEKGNKRKAVAKRLESLRIPSSVEYPAIASLREWLPKGGIYSPGSYVTPKFGSYSIMDISNGNESSEDSIFSPELVSAFEHCMKKLEAEEENILKQIVEHVDEESEASSTKKEHYA